One Vicia villosa cultivar HV-30 ecotype Madison, WI linkage group LG5, Vvil1.0, whole genome shotgun sequence genomic window, TTTGGAACAGGGCCTAACTATTATTTGCTCCAAAAGAGGAGGAGATGTGTACAAGCACAGTCACTCAAATTGGCTCCAGACAGTCCCTTCTAATCCTGAAGCCATCAAATTCAAGTTTGTTCCTATTTCATCACTTCTGACCGGAATTCCTGGAAGTGGCTATCTTAGTCATGCAATCAACTTATATTTACGCTGTACGTTCTTGTCACACGCTATATTCTACTGCACTTATCCATATTTAGCTTTGATGGTGTtacaatttaaaactttttccacGGTGTAGATAGGCTCCAGATTAAAAACTAATAACATGAGTTCAACTTAATGTGTTTAGCTTAGTTCTTAAACATAAACATGCAAGATAGTCATTTAACTTCTCAAGATGGACAAAATGTCCATCTTGACGAACATTCTATTGAACAAACCACGGAAAAACTAATATACAGACTCCTAATTCATCCTTGTCACTTCTTGTAAAGTACCAATTTTTTGTTCATTACTATTAAGGTCCGAAACACATCATTGATTCTCTTGTTCTCTACAGATAAGCCTTCTCCCGAAGATTTACAATATTTTTTGGAGTTTCAAATTCCAAGGCAATGGGCGCCCATGTTTTGCGAACTGCCTCTCAGGCATCAGCGGAGAAAAACCTCTTCCCTTTCCCTGCAATTCTATTTTTTTGGTCCAAAGCTTCAAATTAGCTCTACACAGGTACTGTTAACTAAATCTCTTGTTTGAGTAAATAAGCATTCCATGTGTTGAACTGTACTCTTAGTTGTCTCTTATGtttgaatttaatattttctttgacaACATTATCTCTTAATTTGTGTCAAGACTTTTTTCCTCACAGGTGACAAATTTAGCTAGGGTATAATGTCTATAGAAGATTTTTAACCATCTAATGCCTTTAGATTTTTTAACAATTTATGTACAACCATTTGTGTGTCTTCACGTATCAGTTTAAGCTAATGGGATAGTTCGTACATGACACAGTAGTAGAAGGTCCGACTAAGTGATCTAGAGTTAGATCCTTGTTTTCCGTattcttcaaaataaaaagttaattagCGGGTGGTCTTATTAGTATTACTCCTATATTTTTTCCATACTTCATGTCAGAAGGGCTCTTTGTTTGAGAGAGCGTGTTAAATATGTAATATAAAACCATTCACGTGTCCTCTCTTCCCCTATCAACTTATGCTTATGAAATGGTTGATTCTTAATACTTCCTAATTCTTCTCAGATACTTTAACCGTTACTCTTCCTGATTTTAATGTCACGCTTTATCCTATATGTAATGTTAGAGGAGAGAACCTTTGGATTCTGAAGTGGATAGTACCAGGTTGGTTTAGTATGTAGATTTGGTTTTCAACTTAGAGAGAGGGAGAGTTGGCTGTGAGAGACAATTggtttttactttttcttttcaaagaaaGTTCATTAGAGAAAATTAAGAAAGAAATACAAAGCAGAGAATAAACAAGAAACACAAATCAGAATAAAGGCATGtgacactttttctttttcattttattgtCTATAAATAAAGAGAGTGagtggttttattttataaatatttcataTACAGACTAATGAAACTATTCATTTTTTGTATTGACCGTATTACAACTGTCCTGCATGTGTGAATGCAAGTGTCATAGTCATGCGTTTGTAGAAATACTCTTCAAGAATATATATCACAATCTGTGTGTGCTTATGGATGATTTTGCGGTGTGATTTTTTTGTTGAGAGAATTCAAAAATGTACTAAGTTCCAACATGCCATAATTCTAACATCTACGAGCCAAGAAGCTCACTCTATGTTTTTATCATAATATATGCTTCATAACTTTGTAGGGATTCATCATTTCTATTTTTATCTTCTTCCACTCATTTTATCTTCTTGGAAACTATTTAGGCTTAGCAACCCTTCATTCTGCTAGTAAAACCTTATATTCTCTCGATAATTGTGGTATTTTGCACAAAATGGCAGGTGGTAAGTGATCAGAAACCCGTGGTTGGCCTCCGCCTGTTCTTGGAGGGCAAGAAAAGTGACAGACTTGCTTTACATATAAATCATCTTTCAAGCCTCCCAAACAAAATGATCCTCTCTTCAGATACCTCAACCCCGAGCGTACGATCTATGTGGCGAGGATCCGATGAAAATGAATCCAGTAACCAATTCCTGGAACCAATCAGATGGAAGAGATTCTCAAATGTATGCACAGCTGTCGTCAAGCACGACCCTAACTGGTTGAATAATTGCGGAGGTGTTTACATAGTAACCGGTGCACAACTCATTACCAAAGGAAGTTGGCCAAGAAACGTGCTTCATCTATGTCTTCTCTTTACTCATATAACCAACTGCACCATACGGAAGTCGGAGTGGGGTACCGCACCCGAGACTTCAAGAAAATCATCTTTCCTCACAAATTTGAGCACAACATTTTCATTCACTCAGCAGGGTATCACTGCTGCTCCACCAAAGAAGCCTCCTACTTCACTTAACTCTGGCATTTATCCAAACGGCCCACCCGTACCTGTTCGCTCGAGCAAGCTATTGAGATATGTTGAGACAGCTGAGGTTTTACGAGGCCCTCATGATGCTCCTGGACATTGGATGGTCACAGCTGCTAAGCTTGTGACCGACGGTGGTAAGATAGGATTGCAAGTAAAATTCGCATTGTTGGACTATTGGTGATTCTAGGTGGCTACTATATTCAAGCGTGTAGTAATATCAATGGTGATCATGTAGGGTTtgcttcatttttttttaaaatctacaTATTACATGTACAGATATCATTTTTAAAGGCTTTGTACAGTACAGTATACAAAATGAGTGACCATTGTAAGGCAATGGAGAATTAAATTTAGGATATACTGCTAGTTCGACACAATTTAGTATTCGGATTTTAATGTAGTAATAACCATTGTTGACAGAATGCGAACAAGTTATGAAAACGGCGAATCTGTTCATGTGCATGGTTGGTACAATTTTTACTGATCTTTACTTCATTACTTATGCATGAAAgttaatgcattattaatcatTTTAAGGAAAAGTAGAGAGGAGGTAGATGACAATGAAAAGAGGAAATCATAATTAACATGAGTGATGTTATTAGCACCTAACTATTATGTAATTGTACTTGACTTCAAGTTCTTCTAACTAACCATCCATTATAAATTTTTCATGGTCTATAAGTatcactttcttttttttcttcctgATTTTAACAGTTAGCAAACAGCATGTGATCATAATAACGGAAAAAGAAAATTTGGACCACCACAGAATTGATGGAATTTTTGGCCATTTGCAGTAGTTGATGTTATCTATTTCTGTGACTATCCACATGGGGTCCATTTCCACCCCATTTTTCTTTTACCCCTCACACTCCTTACAAGATAATAATAACAATAGAAGCATCTTAGGTGGAATGAGTGCGATTGTCACGAGCATTTCCTTTATGTGAAAATTTTAGTCATTACAATACAAAAAATGAAACCTTATAATAGAAGGGGAAGAAAGATTTGCACTACTATCATTTAGCATGCATGTGCACAACTCCACTAACTCAATTTAATAATCATACATGAAGTTGAATTTCAATCTGTCTTAGTGGTGTGTAGGCCAATTCTTCTGTATCTCAAACCTATAACTCGCATCCAAGTAGCATCTTCGATCATCATCCACAAACTAAACCAACAAATATGAGTTAGTTTCATACAAATTCACGTGACACTGACATATAGACAccgataataatttaataaaatagaagcgACTCAATGTAATCACAATTATCAGCGCCTAACATAACATCAGTATGTGTCTAACATCAAAATATATTCAATCTAAAGTGTCGTGCTATGTAGTAAGTTTCTTACCTTGGTTCTTGCTGAATAAGTTCCCCTTGCAAACAAGCCAGAAGGAGTAatttcttcttccaattcataTGTATATGGTTCCTGCTGTGGGCTATAAGTTCCCAACATTTTCTTTGTGTTGTCCACTATTTCAATAAATTCATGAAAACAAAGACTATTAATAAAATATGGCTGCTGAATTAGTCTAACTAAAACATAAATTGAAGTCTATGTGTCTCACCTCTAACCCCAGTTTTCCAAACAACATTAGTATATTTGAGTCCAGAAACAATGTTGTTTGAGACAGTGAAAGAGAATTTTAGCCTATATTGGCTTCCTTCCTTGAGAGTGAAAATACTCTTTTTGGAATCAGTAGTAGTGAATGGAATTGGCAAGATGAGATTAGGTCTTCCTTGGCATATAATAGTGAGACTCGCTATCTTCACTTCTGGCTCAATTTTCTCTACATTACAACAAAGCGgcttttacatttttcaaacttAAACATGTTTAAAGATATTCTAGATGCTCTTTAGCCGTTTGGTCAGTACCGATAAATTTTGGTCGTTTCTAACGACCAAGATTTGTCTGAACATATATGATCGACGGCTAAAAGATAAGTTGTAATAAAATCGGTACCTCCAACAGCAGACACATCAACATTTCCTAGAAGTTGCTCTTTCCATTTCCTCAAGCTTTCATCATCCTTTAAAGTCCAAAACAAAAACTCCAattcataaaaaaacaaaaaagctaGTAGGAGAAACCAAAATTCAGAAACATTTGAAAAAAAACCTTactttatctttctcaagctgTTCCTTGAGAGAAAACTGAGGACCAAGATCCAACTCCACCTTGTGTTCTTCCTCCTCATCTTCATCTATCCCAATTTCCTCAACATCATCATGGTTGACAACATCAACCTTGTTGGTTCCTTTGTTTTTGTGCTCTTCCTCCAAATGAACATTAAAAGAAACATCTTTGGTCGCTGACACAGCTCCTACAGCAGCAGACATTGtcaaccaaacaaaacaaaacaacctcGAACTCCTCAAATCCTCAAACTAGTAGCAAAATTATAACTCTTTATGCTGAACTTTGCAAGCTGAGTTAAGAGGTGTATGTGTAACTATTTAAGATTAGATtttgaagagaagagaagagaagagaatagTAGCACAGGAATGTGAATGTGGGCCTAGAAATGAAATGGTAACGAAAAACGGTTGGAATAAAGTTGGTGGGAACCACTAGTGGTGGAGAAGGTGTTATATAACAAATAAACATTCTAATACATCATTTATATTCTGTAATATGACCATTTCAAATACCTTAGCCGTCCATAAATCAAAATTTAAGAAACTCATAATGTGTATTGAAACTTGTGTCCTCCAATTATAATTAAAGAGTCACTAATGTCATGGTGGCGTGAATGTTGCAAATTGTGCACTACATGCAATCCAATTTGCAACATGTAACGTTCTACATGAGAAAACCGCTAACATGTAACGTAGTTGGTGATAATGGTGAGTGTTAAACTGTGGGTAGTTTGTAGAATTAACAGCTCAAAACCCAATAGTCTTCTTAGAAATATGAATacttaaatcattttttttgggTAGTTTTGAGAGATTATTCATGCTGGTGGAGACTAAATTAAAAAGGTGTACTTGATTAAAGTTTTCGAAAAAAGTATGATTAAAAAGTCATGTGGAATTtcatgaagtttttttttttgttttacttaaaaaatatatcGTGATATAAAATTCAGAAATCTTGTGAtactcaataaaaaatattatacaattgacaaaaagttttgtgattttaaaaaacaaattaacttTAACAGATGTGGAATAAGAAATTTGGTAAGGTGTTGATAAAGATTGACGTAAAAGCTCTTCGGCGAAGCGGCAGGAATTTTTTACAGGTGGAGAAGGGGTGTATGTATCTCTAAAACTAGCATTCAAATATCTAAGTTAGTAAGGTCAGAGTGGTGTAACTTGCAAGAATTGATGAA contains:
- the LOC131603462 gene encoding rho GDP-dissociation inhibitor 1-like, whose product is MSAAVGAVSATKDVSFNVHLEEEHKNKGTNKVDVVNHDDVEEIGIDEDEEEEHKVELDLGPQFSLKEQLEKDKDDESLRKWKEQLLGNVDVSAVGEKIEPEVKIASLTIICQGRPNLILPIPFTTTDSKKSIFTLKEGSQYRLKFSFTVSNNIVSGLKYTNVVWKTGVRVDNTKKMLGTYSPQQEPYTYELEEEITPSGLFARGTYSARTKFVDDDRRCYLDASYRFEIQKNWPTHH
- the LOC131603461 gene encoding MACPF domain-containing protein At4g24290-like, which gives rise to MEVEKGIEMVALESLGKGFDLASDFRLRFAKGIREGGGGGDSRKRLVVLDEQNKRDILIPGVGGATIIKGVSENIRCDKGDRIRFKSDVLEFNQMSELLNQKSAVHGKIPSGYFNALFDLSGDWLRDASDIKSLAFDGYFISLYCLHLTTSPLVLQEEVKKSVPAQWDPAALSRFIQTYGTHIVVGMDVGGQDVICVKQRHSSKIPPGDIRRHLEDLGDFLFSDVRSPSSLQRKTADSKQKVPEVFNRVMQSNTTQFTSISETSSKDGLTIICSKRGGDVYKHSHSNWLQTVPSNPEAIKFKFVPISSLLTGIPGSGYLSHAINLYLRYKPSPEDLQYFLEFQIPRQWAPMFCELPLRHQRRKTSSLSLQFYFFGPKLQISSTQVVSDQKPVVGLRLFLEGKKSDRLALHINHLSSLPNKMILSSDTSTPSVRSMWRGSDENESSNQFLEPIRWKRFSNVCTAVVKHDPNWLNNCGGVYIVTGAQLITKGSWPRNVLHLCLLFTHITNCTIRKSEWGTAPETSRKSSFLTNLSTTFSFTQQGITAAPPKKPPTSLNSGIYPNGPPVPVRSSKLLRYVETAEVLRGPHDAPGHWMVTAAKLVTDGGKIGLQVKFALLDYW